A region of Thiofilum sp. DNA encodes the following proteins:
- a CDS encoding NAD(P)H-dependent oxidoreductase — MKLAIISGSHRLNSQSEKVANYAKNLALSSGLASSAEIISLAGNPIPFWDEGVWAGEERWQQVLAPIQTVLRNSDALIVVTPEWHGQIPSGLKNLMLLVGVPEVGHKPALIVSVSASETGGAYPVAELRMSSYKNNRICYLPEHLIVRKVNSVFNADSAENDAKAQEYLHKRLAWNLSLLQAYAQALSQVRATAETTSSDFAFGM; from the coding sequence ATGAAGTTAGCCATTATTAGCGGCAGTCATCGTCTTAACTCACAAAGTGAAAAAGTTGCTAATTACGCTAAAAATCTAGCCTTAAGTTCAGGATTAGCCAGTAGTGCTGAGATCATTAGCTTGGCAGGTAATCCTATTCCCTTTTGGGATGAGGGTGTGTGGGCAGGTGAAGAGCGTTGGCAGCAAGTATTAGCCCCGATTCAAACCGTACTGCGTAATAGTGATGCCTTGATTGTGGTGACACCAGAATGGCATGGGCAAATTCCTTCAGGCTTGAAAAATTTAATGTTATTAGTCGGTGTGCCTGAGGTGGGACATAAGCCTGCATTAATTGTCAGTGTGTCAGCATCGGAAACCGGTGGTGCTTATCCCGTGGCTGAATTGCGTATGAGTAGTTATAAAAATAATCGCATTTGTTATTTGCCAGAACATTTGATCGTGCGCAAGGTCAATAGCGTTTTTAATGCGGATAGTGCCGAAAATGATGCTAAAGCGCAGGAGTATTTACATAAGCGTTTAGCATGGAATTTATCGTTATTACAGGCTTATGCTCAGGCGCTCAGTCAAGTACGTGCTACGGCTGAAACGACGTCTAGTGATTTTGCGTTTGGTATGTAA